DNA from Leptospira yasudae:
ACGGTTTCGGAATGCGATTCTTGCAGCCGTGAGGAAAGTTGAAAATCGGAACTTACCAGTAAATAACCCATACAGTAAACGGTTCTCGAAAAAACAGAACGGTTCCTAAAAATTGGATTTTTTCGACGGAAACCACGGCCGACCCCGAAAAAAGTTTCATCCAAAAATATCCTTCAAAGAACAAACGAATTCAGATTGCACCGGGCTTTTGAATTTCGCTCTTTCATCCGAACCGGAGGATCCAGCTCAATAAAAACGCATCCATCGTTCCAACATAAAGGACGACTCTTACAAAGAAGAAGGTTCGGCAAAACTCTTCAAATCTACTTGGAGAACGTTCAGATCCACCGGACCGTCAATTCCACGAACCCGCCCCCGGCTATGATACTGCCAAAGAATCCACCTAATATCCGAAAACGTATTCGGATGTTTAAATATATCCCGAATCCAAACGGGACGATCTTGAAAGTTGGAACCGATATAAAGATCGATGAACTCGTATGTAAGATATAAAATCGCCTTCTTACCGTAATGCGAGTCGACCGCCTTCAAAAAATCCGCGATCTCTGAGGAAACGTTTTCCACAGGAGGCCTTTCCTTACAATTCCCGACGAATTCCAAATCGACGACGGGAGGCAAAGAATCGACTTCTTTGGGAACGGTTCGAATAAAATTCTCCGCCTGTTCCTTTCCGGATTTGCAGAGGGTGAAAAAATGATACGCACCTGCGGGAAACCCGTTGCGTTTCGCTTCCTTCCAATTGAATGCAAAGGAGCGATCCACAAAATCTCCGCCTTCGGTCGCTTTGATGAATACGAAAGAAATTTCCGATTTCGGAACCGCATCCCAATCGATTTTTCCCTGATGATTGGAAACGTCGATCCCTCGAATCGGATAGATTTCCGGAGAAGGACTGACAAACCAGATCCAACCCCGATCCAAAGCCTCATACAATCCAAAGCCGCTCAGAAAGAATGAAAGTAAGAATAGGAAAGTGAAGAATCTTTTGGATTTCATGGCGGTTCCTTTTTGTGTGAGATCCTACATTTTAGGATAATCCTGCAATCTTGAAGGAGTTCCCACAATTCGATAAGAATGAAACCTGAGATTACGGCGCGGTTATGTATGAGTTCCCACAATTTAAAAAAGAATCCGCTTTTTTCGAATCAAGTCGCACACTTTCGCGCACCAACGGCTGTAATCGCGCCGATCCGATTAGAACGCGGCGACTAAGATCGTCTCGATCTCGTTCTTAGGAAGTTCTCTCGGAAGAGAATCCAAAAACGGAAACGAAGCCGCAAGATTGGCGATCAACGGAAGATCGATCTTTCTCACCTCATATTCCGAAAGTCTCTGCGGAATTTTAAGTTCGATAAAAATCTTACGGATTCCTTCCACGGCTTTGATCGCCGCCTCGATCACGGAGATATTCGTGATATCCTCGTCCAAGGCTCTCGCGATCATCACGTATTTACCGGCGGAGGAGGTGAGGTTGTATTCCATGACGTGGGGAAGAAGGATCGACATGGACTGGAAAATATCCAAATTCGTAATATTCGCACTTGCTAATGAAAGGGCGAAACAAAGTCCCAAGGAACTGGAGGACTGAGCGATTCCGGTCAAAAGACTCGCCGCATAAAGGCCGTTTTTGTAGTTGATGTTTTTCGGATCGCGGATGGAAGGAATCAGGTTCTTTTGCAGAAGTTCGATCGCCCGAAGCGCGGATGAAATCGTAAGTTCCGTGGAAAACTTGGAAAGAATCGTGTCCACCGCCGCCGCAAGAATTCCCACTCCGACCTTGGAAATATCCGTGGAACTCATAAAGGAGGAAATCTTCGGGTCCGCGATGATCAACTCGGGAAATAGAAGTTCGTGGGAGAAGTATTTCGTGATTCTTTCTTCTCCGAGAAGAATCGTGGAAATCGGAGAACATTCCAAACCGAAAACGGGATGAGTGGGAATCAGAATCAACGGAAGAGGTTTTTTGAGTTTCGCCTTCTTGTCGTTTAACATCTCTTCGGCGAAGATGTCGTTCGTTACGAGGAGCGCGATGATCTTCGCCATCGAGATGGATTCGTAGGAACCGTAACCGATGATGCAGTCCGCATTCGCGATCTTGGCGAAATAGGCGGCCGTATCCAATTCTTCGGGAGTGGGTTCTTTCACGATGTCGTCGTAAAGAATCACTCCGTCGATATGCTTTTCCAAACTGGTTTTGATGATGGAAAGTTCGTCCATATTCTCCAGCTCTTGCTGCGTGGAGAAAATAACGGTTCGCGAGCCTATGTTTTTTACGAAGTTACCCACTTTGTAACCGCAGTCGGCTTCAAAGTGGATCTTGGGAGGAAATGTGTAGTTAACCCAATCGGGGAGTATCGGCATCGTCGTCGTCCCCCAGAGTTATCTGGTGAATCGGAATTCTTCTAATTTAAATAGAGGTAAAAATCAGTTTATCCGGAACGGTTCTTATTGTCCTAACATGGTTTCTGAGATTCGATCAGCGATCGTATTCAATACGTCCGCGCTCAGATTGTCGTAGTCCCCGTTCTTTAATTTTTCCTTAACTTCTTTGAGTTTAACGGAACGGTCTTGGTCGTCCGGAGTAGAAAGAATTTTGCGTGCTATAGTTTGAAC
Protein-coding regions in this window:
- a CDS encoding glycoside hydrolase family 25 protein — encoded protein: MKSKRFFTFLFLLSFFLSGFGLYEALDRGWIWFVSPSPEIYPIRGIDVSNHQGKIDWDAVPKSEISFVFIKATEGGDFVDRSFAFNWKEAKRNGFPAGAYHFFTLCKSGKEQAENFIRTVPKEVDSLPPVVDLEFVGNCKERPPVENVSSEIADFLKAVDSHYGKKAILYLTYEFIDLYIGSNFQDRPVWIRDIFKHPNTFSDIRWILWQYHSRGRVRGIDGPVDLNVLQVDLKSFAEPSSL
- a CDS encoding iron-containing alcohol dehydrogenase; protein product: MPILPDWVNYTFPPKIHFEADCGYKVGNFVKNIGSRTVIFSTQQELENMDELSIIKTSLEKHIDGVILYDDIVKEPTPEELDTAAYFAKIANADCIIGYGSYESISMAKIIALLVTNDIFAEEMLNDKKAKLKKPLPLILIPTHPVFGLECSPISTILLGEERITKYFSHELLFPELIIADPKISSFMSSTDISKVGVGILAAAVDTILSKFSTELTISSALRAIELLQKNLIPSIRDPKNINYKNGLYAASLLTGIAQSSSSLGLCFALSLASANITNLDIFQSMSILLPHVMEYNLTSSAGKYVMIARALDEDITNISVIEAAIKAVEGIRKIFIELKIPQRLSEYEVRKIDLPLIANLAASFPFLDSLPRELPKNEIETILVAAF
- a CDS encoding flagellar biosynthesis anti-sigma factor FlgM; translated protein: MTIDKIGGIGGSGYEPKRTTPVRKAESKESFDNVSISDTAKQKASEAKLQAEVQTIARKILSTPDDQDRSVKLKEVKEKLKNGDYDNLSADVLNTIADRISETMLGQ